In Syngnathus acus chromosome 5, fSynAcu1.2, whole genome shotgun sequence, a genomic segment contains:
- the prr13 gene encoding proline rich 13 yields MWPNQGPSNPAFPPGYNPAYPSIPPAGAYPQPPSQQYLPVQYPGGVNPAMIPNASRGVTPYAGVAGPHSYPVGPGGYPVAPVGGVQAGVYPRSPKGHHQKKKGHHHNKGYHGGVNPLHGGGGMAGMAGMAGMAGMAGMAGMAMGMHGHKGHKKLKKGKKLKKGHGMHGHHKHGGKSSSGSSSSSSSSSSSSSD; encoded by the exons ATGTGGCCAAATCAAG GTCCATCCAACCCAGCCTTCCCCCCTGGCTACAACCCCGCGTACCCCTCCATCCCTCCTGCAGGAGCCTACCCACAGCCTCCATCTCAACAGTACCTGCCTGTTCAGTATCCAGGAGGCGTCAACCCCGCCATGATACCCAACGCATCCCGGGGTGTGACGCCATACGCTGGCGTTGCGGGACCTCACTCCTATCCTGTGGGGCCTGGCGGGTATCCTGTCGCCCCTGTCGGAGGCGTCCAGGCCGGAGTGTACCCGCGCTCCCCAAAAGGCCAccaccagaaaaaaaagggccaCCACCACAACAAAGGCTACCATGGGGGGGTCAATCCCCTCCATGGAGGCGGGGGCATGGCTGGAATGGCTGGGATGGCTGGCATGGCTGGCATGGCTGGTATGGCTGGCATGGCTATGGGGATGCATGGACATAAAGGCCACAAGAAGTTGAAGAAGGGGAAGAAGCTAAAGAAAGGGCACGGGATGCACGGCCACCACAAACATGGGGGCAAG TCCTCCAGTGGCAGTagtagtagcagcagcagcagcagcagcagtagcagcgaCTAA